A DNA window from Christiangramia salexigens contains the following coding sequences:
- a CDS encoding TerC family protein: MEIFLQPDTWVALLTLTFLEIVLGIDNIIFISLVAGKVPEENQKKARLGGLTIALVMRILLLLSIAWIIGLTKPVLTIADFELSWRDIILIAGGIFLLVKSTLEIHHKVEGQYEESETGEKVKKTMSFSSAILQIVLLDLVFSFDSILTAVGLTDEIILMVIAVIVAIIVMMIFAKPVGEFVNDHPTIQILALSFLILIGVMLIVEGAHYHVPKGYIYFAVFFSLAIEMLNMRYRKKNNTQSKTS; this comes from the coding sequence ATGGAGATCTTTTTACAACCCGATACCTGGGTAGCTTTACTTACCCTTACATTTCTGGAAATTGTTCTTGGTATAGATAATATCATTTTCATCTCTCTTGTTGCGGGAAAGGTTCCTGAAGAGAATCAGAAAAAAGCAAGGTTGGGAGGTCTTACCATTGCGCTGGTAATGAGGATACTATTACTTTTAAGTATTGCCTGGATAATTGGCCTTACCAAGCCGGTACTCACGATCGCCGATTTTGAACTTAGCTGGAGAGATATTATCCTAATTGCAGGTGGTATTTTTCTACTTGTAAAAAGTACACTAGAAATTCATCATAAAGTAGAGGGACAGTACGAAGAAAGTGAGACAGGTGAAAAGGTCAAGAAAACCATGAGTTTTTCATCGGCGATCCTCCAAATCGTTTTACTGGACCTGGTATTTTCTTTTGACTCCATACTTACAGCCGTTGGTCTTACCGATGAGATCATCCTGATGGTCATCGCCGTGATAGTCGCTATCATAGTAATGATGATCTTTGCCAAACCGGTAGGTGAATTCGTTAACGATCATCCCACCATCCAGATCCTGGCTTTATCTTTCCTTATCTTAATTGGAGTTATGCTTATAGTGGAAGGCGCACATTATCATGTACCTAAAGGATATATCTACTTTGCGGTATTCTTCTCGTTGGCGATCGAGATGCTCAACATGAGATACCGAAAAAAGAATAATACTCAATCCAAAACTTCATAA
- a CDS encoding GNAT family N-acetyltransferase: MNFRLAQTDEDLQKILKLQFANLKQNLDEKEIISQGFLTCQHNFGQLKNMNDAEAHLLIEENAELAGYILALTRASEALLPMLNPMFKRFSELTYGGKPLNDYTYLIVGQVCISRNFRGNRLLDRAYDAYRNYFHKKYEFCITEVAVENSRSLKAHQRIGFKVIDNYTESSGKEWAVILWDWKA, encoded by the coding sequence ATGAACTTCAGACTTGCCCAAACCGACGAGGATCTCCAGAAGATTTTAAAATTGCAATTTGCAAATTTGAAGCAAAATCTTGACGAGAAAGAGATAATTTCTCAGGGTTTTCTGACTTGCCAGCATAATTTTGGTCAGCTAAAAAATATGAATGATGCTGAAGCACATTTACTAATTGAAGAAAATGCAGAACTTGCTGGTTATATTCTTGCTCTAACCCGGGCTTCTGAAGCACTTCTACCTATGCTGAATCCAATGTTTAAGAGGTTTAGTGAGCTTACATATGGTGGCAAACCACTCAATGATTATACTTACCTTATCGTTGGTCAGGTATGTATCTCCAGAAATTTCCGAGGTAACCGATTGCTGGATAGGGCGTATGATGCATACCGCAACTATTTTCATAAGAAATATGAATTTTGCATTACCGAGGTTGCAGTAGAAAATTCCCGTTCTCTTAAAGCCCATCAAAGGATCGGTTTTAAAGTGATAGATAACTATACCGAATCCAGCGGAAAAGAATGGGCGGTGATCTTATGGGACTGGAAAGCTTAA
- a CDS encoding M20/M25/M40 family metallo-hydrolase, which produces MHSILKTFILLLVLNLPFISSAQLNRVEKKIVRSVDKHNDNSLELLKKAVNINSGTMNFEGVKQVGELFRKELVKLGFDARLTSGEAFGRAGHLIATKEGKPGLKLLLIGHLDTVFELDSPFQSSEMLNDSIMKAPGVADMKGGDVVIIQAMQALKDAGVLDNMSIRIVMTGDEEKSGSPIELSKKDLIDGAKWADVALGFENGDGNPETIVISRRGALGWSLKVEGNAAHSSQVFTDKVGSGAIFEASRILNEFHEQLASEENLTFNPGFILGGTSVDVKEDGTGGSAYGKTNVVAQKAIVKGDIRAISIDQLEKSKKTMQDILDKNYPQTKAELSFDEGGYPPLAPSEGNSTLLKYYDAISQDLGFGKVYAVNPRNAGAADISFTSGHIEMAVDGLGLSGADDHTINETGNLKMLSRQAKRAAILMYRLSKMEKFKKK; this is translated from the coding sequence ATGCATTCTATTCTGAAAACCTTTATCCTTCTTTTAGTTCTTAATCTGCCTTTCATCTCATCGGCTCAGCTTAACCGGGTTGAAAAGAAGATCGTAAGATCTGTAGATAAACATAACGACAACTCGCTGGAGCTACTTAAAAAAGCCGTTAACATCAATAGCGGAACCATGAATTTTGAAGGAGTAAAACAGGTAGGAGAGTTGTTTAGAAAAGAACTGGTGAAACTGGGATTTGATGCACGTCTAACATCTGGTGAAGCCTTTGGCAGAGCCGGTCACCTTATCGCAACCAAAGAAGGTAAGCCGGGTCTAAAGCTATTGCTAATTGGTCATTTGGATACGGTCTTTGAACTGGACAGTCCGTTTCAAAGTTCAGAAATGCTGAATGACTCTATAATGAAAGCTCCCGGAGTGGCAGATATGAAAGGTGGAGATGTAGTAATTATCCAGGCTATGCAAGCACTTAAAGATGCCGGTGTACTTGATAATATGTCGATAAGGATCGTTATGACGGGTGATGAGGAGAAAAGCGGATCGCCTATTGAACTTTCAAAAAAGGACCTCATTGATGGTGCAAAATGGGCAGATGTTGCTCTGGGATTTGAAAATGGAGATGGAAACCCGGAAACCATCGTAATCTCTAGAAGGGGAGCACTTGGCTGGAGTTTAAAGGTAGAGGGTAATGCTGCGCATTCGTCACAGGTATTTACAGATAAGGTGGGTTCAGGAGCTATTTTTGAAGCGTCCCGAATTTTAAATGAATTTCATGAGCAGCTGGCGAGTGAGGAAAATCTAACCTTTAACCCAGGCTTTATTCTGGGTGGAACTTCAGTAGATGTTAAGGAAGACGGTACAGGTGGATCTGCTTATGGAAAAACGAATGTTGTGGCGCAGAAAGCTATTGTAAAAGGAGATATCAGGGCAATTTCAATTGATCAATTAGAAAAGTCCAAGAAGACCATGCAGGATATTTTGGATAAAAATTATCCTCAAACAAAGGCTGAGCTTAGCTTTGACGAGGGTGGATACCCTCCACTGGCACCGTCTGAAGGTAATTCCACATTGCTGAAATATTATGATGCGATCAGTCAGGATCTAGGCTTCGGAAAGGTTTATGCGGTTAATCCACGAAATGCCGGAGCAGCCGATATTTCATTTACTTCGGGGCATATTGAAATGGCTGTGGATGGACTCGGGCTTAGCGGTGCAGATGATCATACTATCAATGAAACGGGTAACCTGAAGATGCTTAGCAGGCAGGCGAAGAGAGCTGCAATATTAATGTACAGACTCTCTAAAATGGAAAAATTTAAGAAGAAGTAG
- the gntA gene encoding guanitoxin biosynthesis heme-dependent pre-guanitoxin N-hydroxylase GntA translates to MEVMNATRNRAKKEKLNLKKAFEDFIIKDNHPCIMAQTVFSMDQVELNSYSNFGSTETAKQLIQDLEKYISNYDFESNDFKTFLAVFPDSPDYSEIEFENQLWKQLKNLHLVDDAEWDPEVSRDPEDEHFSFSLGGRAFYIVGMHPGASRKARQSPHPAIAFNLHWQFEKLREMGSYEKVRDKIRERDEKLQGNINPMLEDFGSNSEARQYSGRAVGKKWKCPFHNSN, encoded by the coding sequence ATGGAAGTGATGAATGCTACCCGAAACAGGGCGAAAAAGGAAAAGCTTAATTTAAAGAAAGCTTTTGAGGATTTTATTATAAAGGATAACCATCCATGCATTATGGCTCAAACCGTATTTAGCATGGATCAGGTAGAGCTTAATTCGTATTCAAATTTCGGTTCTACTGAAACGGCTAAACAGTTAATTCAGGACCTTGAGAAATACATTTCGAATTATGATTTTGAATCCAATGACTTTAAAACATTTTTGGCTGTATTTCCAGATTCGCCTGATTATTCCGAAATTGAATTCGAAAATCAACTATGGAAACAATTGAAGAATTTACATCTTGTAGATGATGCTGAATGGGATCCTGAAGTTAGCAGGGATCCAGAAGACGAACATTTTAGTTTTAGCCTGGGAGGGAGAGCTTTTTATATTGTTGGCATGCATCCCGGTGCTTCGCGAAAAGCAAGACAAAGTCCGCATCCGGCCATAGCTTTCAATTTGCATTGGCAATTTGAGAAATTAAGAGAAATGGGGTCTTATGAGAAAGTACGCGATAAAATAAGAGAACGTGACGAGAAGTTGCAGGGTAATATTAATCCAATGCTTGAGGATTTTGGTTCCAATAGCGAAGCGAGACAATATAGCGGAAGGGCAGTAGGCAAAAAATGGAAATGCCCGTTTCATAATAGTAATTAA
- a CDS encoding DUF1566 domain-containing protein, giving the protein MKNLKIFAGLFFSLLILSCNKEDVNESEDLAFQEVVFDVSNYTASSQRGSQNLSKAEAVESLIPECSEIDAALVKLTILDAADVATEYTLDLVAINNNTETEPLKLNEGEYRITSFVAYAEDGVTAVWAAPMMGSYYQTLWNLKGVKDLPFTINKFDKIKVNVDVLCYEPFDYQNFGFGWFAFSQTEINTICFFGDICTEFYEQWHTLEGSPYVGQSYNGYDFPAIFSVEVYNAEGVRVNDANMDSNISWQGSGAPLCIEYPNQIGVEETFNYSILVALPDGNWEVIHNGSFADTAEASTSGDGGFGGKDGVFTFGAGCTNADNDLNVSLNKYDFSLPPAPQERLNSGSTPKQLLDSGVPMSELIGLEYQGGLIFWMDAVNGNGLVAAKEDQSSGIPFAINEPYVNGGATQNGIGWGKTNTDLILNSHGAGNYAASVASNYNGGGYTDWFLPSLFEAREMTILFKKGLGNIAPALYWTAKEYSFHEAYFWSFSAEYWNQSSKSSSYRVRAVRAFN; this is encoded by the coding sequence ATGAAAAATTTAAAAATTTTTGCAGGCCTATTTTTCAGCCTGCTTATCCTTTCCTGTAATAAAGAGGATGTAAATGAATCTGAAGATCTTGCTTTTCAGGAAGTAGTATTCGATGTATCAAATTATACAGCATCTTCGCAAAGAGGCTCTCAAAACTTGTCAAAAGCAGAAGCAGTTGAATCTTTAATTCCTGAATGTTCTGAAATAGATGCTGCATTAGTAAAATTAACAATTCTGGATGCTGCCGATGTTGCCACGGAATATACTTTGGATCTTGTTGCAATCAATAATAATACAGAAACTGAACCATTAAAATTAAATGAAGGTGAGTATAGAATAACTTCTTTTGTTGCTTATGCTGAAGATGGTGTAACAGCCGTGTGGGCAGCACCAATGATGGGTAGTTATTATCAAACACTTTGGAATCTTAAAGGAGTGAAGGATCTTCCTTTTACGATTAATAAATTCGATAAGATAAAAGTGAATGTAGATGTATTGTGTTACGAACCTTTTGACTATCAGAACTTTGGTTTTGGATGGTTTGCCTTCAGTCAGACAGAGATCAACACCATCTGTTTCTTTGGAGATATTTGTACAGAATTTTATGAGCAGTGGCATACTTTAGAAGGAAGTCCATATGTTGGTCAGTCTTACAACGGTTACGATTTCCCAGCGATCTTCTCTGTAGAAGTATACAACGCAGAAGGAGTTCGTGTAAACGATGCTAATATGGATAGCAATATCTCATGGCAAGGTTCCGGTGCTCCTTTATGTATAGAATACCCTAATCAAATTGGAGTAGAGGAGACTTTTAATTATTCTATTCTGGTAGCTTTACCTGACGGAAACTGGGAAGTGATCCACAACGGTAGTTTTGCTGATACAGCCGAAGCTTCTACATCAGGTGATGGCGGATTTGGAGGAAAAGATGGAGTCTTTACTTTCGGAGCAGGATGTACCAATGCAGATAATGACCTGAATGTAAGTTTAAATAAATATGATTTTAGTTTACCTCCGGCACCACAAGAGCGTTTAAACTCTGGATCAACACCAAAACAACTTTTAGATTCTGGAGTGCCTATGAGTGAATTGATCGGTCTTGAATATCAGGGAGGTCTTATCTTTTGGATGGATGCTGTGAATGGAAACGGATTAGTTGCTGCAAAAGAAGATCAAAGTTCTGGAATCCCTTTTGCAATCAATGAGCCATATGTTAATGGTGGCGCTACCCAAAACGGTATTGGTTGGGGTAAAACCAATACTGATTTAATCTTAAACTCTCATGGGGCTGGCAATTATGCTGCATCTGTTGCTTCTAATTATAACGGAGGTGGCTATACAGACTGGTTCCTACCTTCATTGTTTGAAGCAAGAGAAATGACAATATTATTTAAAAAGGGTCTGGGTAATATTGCTCCAGCTTTGTATTGGACTGCCAAGGAGTATAGTTTTCACGAAGCTTATTTCTGGAGTTTTTCAGCTGAATATTGGAATCAATCCTCTAAAAGTTCCTCTTATAGAGTTAGAGCAGTACGTGCATTTAACTAA
- a CDS encoding FMN-binding negative transcriptional regulator: protein MYRPLKYQKDDKEFIFSFIESNPFASMVVQGGNLVATHVPILTEGNENDWSLFSHTAKHNEISKYLKDGAEALLIFQGAHSYISSSWYKEKDISTWDYSAVHVNARVRLQTGAELEDSLKKLVGKFEKDQEDPLYYKDIPKKMLVDHLPLITGFWLEPFKVQGVAKLHQSYQKDDIKAVVSQLDKGNNMERDLSADIKAENDL from the coding sequence ATGTACAGACCACTTAAGTACCAAAAGGACGATAAAGAATTTATTTTTTCATTTATAGAAAGTAATCCGTTTGCCAGTATGGTTGTTCAGGGTGGAAATCTTGTCGCTACGCATGTTCCAATTCTGACTGAGGGTAATGAGAACGACTGGAGTCTTTTTTCACATACTGCAAAGCATAATGAGATCTCAAAATATCTCAAAGACGGGGCCGAGGCACTTCTAATATTTCAGGGAGCACATTCCTATATTTCCTCTTCATGGTACAAGGAAAAGGATATAAGCACCTGGGATTATTCTGCCGTACACGTCAATGCCAGGGTCAGGTTGCAGACTGGAGCAGAACTTGAAGACTCTCTTAAAAAGCTGGTGGGGAAATTTGAAAAAGATCAGGAAGACCCATTGTATTATAAGGATATTCCTAAGAAAATGCTGGTGGATCATTTACCATTGATCACCGGCTTCTGGTTGGAGCCGTTCAAAGTTCAGGGAGTCGCCAAACTTCATCAAAGCTATCAAAAAGACGATATCAAAGCAGTGGTTTCACAACTGGACAAAGGAAATAATATGGAACGCGATCTGAGTGCAGATATTAAAGCTGAAAACGACTTATAG
- a CDS encoding DUF1989 domain-containing protein: MIQEISKQSGAGFKIRKGQKLKVIDPKGEQVSDMVLFNAADTREKISSGKTLDFEESILISKGDFLWSNRSNKMMEILEDTNGRNDFLLAPCSPETFKIMYNNEEYHPSCFENLYTNLAKFDIEPDDIPTAFNIFMNVQFQQDGKLSVDPPLSKAGDHVLFEAKMDLIVGLTACSAEDSNGGSFKPIHYEVLD; the protein is encoded by the coding sequence ATGATTCAGGAAATTTCAAAACAAAGCGGAGCAGGATTTAAGATCAGAAAAGGTCAGAAATTAAAGGTGATAGATCCAAAGGGAGAACAGGTAAGTGATATGGTGTTATTCAATGCTGCCGATACCCGTGAAAAGATCTCCAGTGGGAAAACCTTAGATTTTGAGGAAAGCATCCTTATAAGTAAAGGTGATTTTCTATGGAGTAACCGAAGTAATAAAATGATGGAGATACTGGAAGACACCAATGGACGTAATGACTTTTTGCTTGCTCCATGTAGTCCGGAAACCTTTAAGATCATGTATAATAATGAGGAGTATCACCCCAGTTGTTTTGAGAATTTATACACCAATCTGGCGAAATTCGATATTGAACCGGATGACATCCCAACTGCGTTTAACATCTTTATGAACGTTCAGTTTCAGCAAGATGGTAAGCTCAGTGTGGACCCGCCTTTAAGTAAAGCAGGGGACCACGTACTATTTGAAGCTAAAATGGATCTTATCGTAGGACTAACTGCCTGCTCTGCTGAAGACAGCAATGGAGGTAGTTTTAAACCTATTCATTATGAAGTTTTGGATTGA
- a CDS encoding chloramphenicol acetyltransferase translates to MRKEIDLKSWNRKEHFEFFSKFEEPFYGMSLKIDCTGAYQRSKELDVSFFVYYLHQVATAVNQTRAFRYRIQENRVYEYEQIDISATILREDHTFGFSYIDYNKNLKVFKENVGKEIHRVKNGSGLFPEKMGSNVIHFSANPWIDFTSLSHARSFSMEDSSPKISVGKMTTQGSHRSMPLSVHVHHALVDGYDIGLFVDKLQALMQ, encoded by the coding sequence ATGAGAAAAGAAATAGACCTGAAAAGCTGGAACCGCAAGGAGCACTTTGAATTTTTTTCAAAATTTGAAGAACCTTTTTATGGGATGAGCCTTAAGATAGATTGCACAGGTGCATACCAACGGAGCAAGGAATTGGATGTTTCATTCTTTGTCTATTACCTGCATCAGGTAGCCACCGCTGTAAATCAAACCAGAGCTTTCAGATACCGAATTCAGGAAAACAGGGTTTATGAATATGAACAGATAGATATCTCGGCTACTATTTTAAGGGAAGATCACACTTTTGGCTTTTCTTATATAGACTATAACAAGAACTTGAAGGTCTTTAAAGAAAATGTTGGGAAGGAGATCCACCGGGTTAAAAATGGCAGTGGATTATTTCCGGAAAAAATGGGTTCAAATGTTATTCATTTTTCTGCTAATCCCTGGATAGATTTCACTTCACTAAGTCACGCCAGGAGTTTTTCAATGGAGGATAGCAGTCCAAAGATCTCGGTTGGGAAAATGACCACTCAGGGCTCTCACAGATCCATGCCTTTATCTGTTCATGTGCATCATGCACTTGTGGACGGTTATGATATTGGGTTGTTCGTGGATAAACTTCAGGCATTGATGCAATAA
- a CDS encoding pyridoxal phosphate-dependent decarboxylase family protein: MIEKLKELERISRELEPSGDKRKNWENKVLSYSHDFIDDLEHEKAYYHEDQKGKGILEFDISEEATSLDRLLEGNSRHLNTTGINPASGGHMGYIPGGGLYPSALGDYIAAVNNRYAGVFFAAPGAVRLENMLLRWMCRLMGFPENSAGNLTSGGSIANLMAMVTAREAHKLKARDFDKAVIYLSEQAHHSIQKAIRIAGLSEAHLRYIALDEDLRLSAAELEKAIIKDKKDGLIPFFINASLGTTNTGAIDPIQSIAEIAERYDLWFHIDAAYGGFFKLVSELETKFKGVEKADSITLDPHKSLFLPFGTGAILVKNKQALLKVHHYMADYMQDTADANEEISPADISPELTKHFRGMRLWLPLKLFGLRPFRAALEEKLYLARYFHEEIGKIDGFQVGPNPELSVAMVRFVPQNGSANDFNNRLLEEVRKDGRIFLSSTSINGVFWIRVAVLAYRTHLDKIELLLGILKEKKENLVKAYVV, translated from the coding sequence ATGATCGAAAAATTAAAAGAGCTCGAACGCATCTCAAGGGAGTTGGAGCCTTCCGGAGACAAGCGTAAAAATTGGGAAAATAAAGTACTGAGCTATTCCCATGATTTCATAGACGATCTTGAACATGAAAAAGCCTATTATCATGAAGATCAAAAAGGTAAAGGCATTCTCGAATTCGATATTTCAGAAGAAGCCACTAGTCTAGATAGATTGCTGGAAGGCAATTCCAGACATTTAAATACTACCGGGATCAATCCGGCATCGGGAGGGCATATGGGATATATTCCTGGAGGCGGACTTTATCCTTCTGCCTTAGGAGACTATATCGCAGCGGTTAACAATCGATATGCGGGGGTATTTTTCGCGGCTCCCGGCGCTGTAAGACTTGAGAATATGTTGCTGCGCTGGATGTGCAGACTCATGGGCTTTCCCGAGAATTCTGCCGGGAACCTTACTTCCGGCGGCTCTATTGCAAATTTGATGGCAATGGTAACGGCCAGGGAAGCTCATAAACTAAAGGCCAGAGACTTTGATAAAGCAGTGATCTACCTTTCAGAACAAGCTCATCATTCCATCCAAAAAGCCATTCGTATAGCGGGACTTTCTGAAGCGCATTTAAGATATATAGCATTAGATGAAGACCTTCGCCTTTCAGCAGCCGAATTGGAAAAGGCTATTATAAAGGATAAAAAAGATGGTTTGATCCCTTTCTTTATCAATGCGTCACTGGGTACTACAAATACTGGGGCTATAGATCCAATACAATCTATCGCTGAGATAGCAGAAAGGTATGATCTCTGGTTTCATATCGATGCGGCTTATGGTGGGTTCTTCAAATTGGTTTCTGAACTAGAAACTAAATTTAAGGGCGTTGAGAAGGCAGATTCTATTACTCTAGACCCTCATAAATCTTTGTTCCTGCCCTTTGGTACCGGAGCTATTCTTGTAAAGAATAAACAGGCACTTTTAAAGGTGCATCATTATATGGCAGATTATATGCAGGATACTGCAGATGCGAATGAGGAAATTTCACCTGCTGATATATCTCCTGAGCTTACCAAACATTTCCGTGGGATGAGGTTATGGTTGCCCTTAAAACTTTTTGGGCTCAGACCATTTAGGGCAGCTCTGGAGGAGAAACTTTACCTGGCTCGATACTTTCATGAAGAGATAGGAAAAATTGACGGATTTCAAGTAGGTCCAAACCCCGAATTGTCTGTTGCAATGGTTCGCTTTGTCCCTCAAAATGGATCGGCCAACGATTTCAACAACAGGCTTCTTGAGGAAGTTAGAAAAGATGGAAGAATATTCCTTTCTTCAACGAGCATTAATGGTGTGTTTTGGATAAGGGTTGCGGTTCTTGCTTACAGGACACATCTGGATAAAATCGAGCTGTTGCTTGGGATCCTGAAAGAGAAAAAAGAAAATTTAGTGAAAGCCTATGTTGTATAG
- a CDS encoding DUF421 domain-containing protein codes for MEKWFTTDWQALLAIIITATGIYAAVILFTRLAGKRSFSKMSSFDFAMTVAVGSIIATTVLSKNISLLDGIVGLAAIYLLQIGVALLRRFKPVRIAVDNSPLLLMEEKKIFYDNLKKARVSEDDLRSKLREANVTSLGQVRAVVFETTGDISVLHTDDEKGTLEDWLIKDVDRF; via the coding sequence ATGGAAAAATGGTTCACAACAGATTGGCAGGCGCTACTTGCGATCATCATAACAGCTACGGGAATTTATGCTGCGGTGATATTGTTTACAAGACTTGCAGGAAAAAGAAGCTTTTCTAAAATGTCCAGTTTTGACTTTGCCATGACTGTTGCGGTGGGTTCTATTATAGCCACCACAGTCCTGTCAAAAAATATAAGTCTTTTGGATGGCATAGTTGGACTTGCTGCTATTTATCTGCTTCAGATAGGTGTAGCATTATTAAGAAGATTTAAACCGGTTAGAATTGCCGTGGATAATTCACCTCTATTGCTAATGGAAGAAAAGAAGATCTTTTATGATAATCTGAAAAAAGCCAGAGTAAGTGAGGATGACCTGAGGTCTAAATTAAGAGAGGCTAACGTGACTTCTCTTGGGCAGGTAAGGGCTGTGGTTTTTGAGACCACTGGTGATATCTCTGTCTTGCATACCGATGATGAGAAAGGAACACTTGAAGACTGGTTAATTAAAGATGTAGATCGATTTTAA
- a CDS encoding carbohydrate kinase family protein has protein sequence MSKKVRAVCFGEILWDVFPDLERIGGAPLNVASRISSMGVHTEMISKVGNDEKGAQLIEYLQSMGVETGNIKKDEQHPTGMVNVELSSGGSATYDIQYPAAWDKIELDPNMVKSVEDSDAFIFGSLVCRDEVSRKTLFGLIPKAKYRVLDFNLRPPHYSKELLMELIQHAEFIKFNDDELFEIAGIMGSRYNSLEQNLLFIAVKSNAKSICVTKGRHGAVLLHDKKLYYNSGYKVKVKDTVGAGDSFLGTLIAKLLLGKSPQKAMDTACAVGALVAGQEGATPELAQQTIENFLDPVGEK, from the coding sequence ATGAGTAAAAAAGTAAGAGCCGTTTGTTTTGGTGAAATTTTATGGGATGTATTTCCCGATCTTGAAAGAATTGGTGGAGCCCCTTTAAATGTAGCGAGTCGAATTAGCAGTATGGGAGTTCATACTGAGATGATAAGCAAAGTTGGGAATGATGAAAAAGGAGCGCAGCTTATCGAATATCTCCAAAGTATGGGAGTTGAGACAGGGAATATTAAAAAGGATGAACAACATCCTACCGGGATGGTGAATGTAGAACTTTCATCTGGTGGGTCGGCTACTTATGACATACAATATCCGGCTGCATGGGATAAGATAGAGCTTGATCCAAATATGGTAAAATCTGTAGAAGACTCAGACGCTTTTATATTTGGAAGTCTTGTGTGCAGAGATGAGGTGAGCCGAAAAACCTTATTCGGTTTGATTCCCAAAGCTAAATACAGGGTACTGGATTTTAATTTGCGTCCACCTCATTATAGTAAGGAGCTTTTAATGGAACTCATTCAACATGCAGAATTTATTAAGTTCAATGATGATGAGCTTTTTGAAATTGCCGGGATAATGGGTTCGAGATACAACTCTCTGGAGCAAAATCTTCTTTTTATTGCGGTTAAATCCAACGCGAAATCTATATGCGTAACTAAAGGAAGGCATGGCGCCGTATTGCTTCACGACAAGAAATTATACTACAATTCCGGTTATAAGGTAAAAGTTAAAGATACTGTAGGCGCGGGAGATTCCTTTCTGGGCACCTTGATCGCAAAATTACTACTAGGAAAATCACCTCAGAAAGCAATGGATACAGCTTGTGCGGTTGGAGCCCTTGTTGCAGGTCAGGAGGGAGCCACTCCAGAATTGGCTCAACAGACAATCGAGAATTTTCTGGATCCCGTAGGAGAAAAATAA
- a CDS encoding SemiSWEET family sugar transporter encodes MTLSWEEILGLVAGICTTVAVIPQIKKAWKTKKVNDVSPGMFAILMLGVGLWVVYGFTQNDIPIIATNGVSLALNSFMFYLMLRYRKKKD; translated from the coding sequence ATGACTTTAAGCTGGGAAGAAATTTTAGGCCTTGTAGCCGGAATTTGTACAACGGTAGCTGTAATTCCGCAGATCAAAAAGGCATGGAAAACCAAAAAAGTGAATGATGTTTCGCCGGGAATGTTTGCCATTTTAATGCTGGGAGTAGGACTTTGGGTCGTCTATGGTTTTACTCAGAACGACATTCCTATCATAGCGACCAATGGGGTATCCCTGGCGCTAAATTCATTTATGTTTTACCTCATGCTGCGTTACAGGAAAAAGAAGGATTAG